GATGTTCATTTTGCCCAAGAGATAATGTGTTGCAAATGTGTTGTCACAAAGAATTAGGCTAGGCTTTAGTAATGAGTAGGACTAGGCAGCTCTTACTTTTGCTCCAAGCATTCATTCTGTCTTCTGACTGTAAGCAAGACTgtaaagaagaaagaagaggcTGCTCAcccaaaatcacaccttccaGGATTTGGGCCGTCTACAACATCGGTGACCTACAAAATACATGTTACTTAGTTGGATTCACCTTTTTAGGTTCGGAACagacagagactttctaatgaggagacacagcactcaaaaaatcctccatagaaatgcatgggcttagtttgtaatgccaatatggccgttgtctacacatatcccaccccttcttctgcaaaacgtcgacatgtgaatacattgagccaatcatgtggtgtgatgtgaatacattgagccaatcatattgtgtgttgtgaagacatcttgcaaatcatgtgttgtgaactcgccgctggcgcacgattggtgtcgtgaagccctgcgcacgcgcatttctgctgaataggatgcccgatgagtgcccaaaaagcgttgctatatggcGGCCGAGTGGatggacttgcctaaaaggactttcgTACAGACCATCTGTGTAGGTCACAATGACTCTGAGAGAAGCTGTCGTCCTGTTCCTCTATGCTAAAATGAGATACTACACCAAATGTCAGAACATACTAATGTACTACTCTGTCTCTGTGTAAACAAGATTTGATGTAACATGTAAGATTTGAATATAAAGATGTTCTAACTATGGGACAATCGAAGGTTTTATGCCAACAGCATGAgccctaatttgaatgatgggCATAGTGCAATGTCTTAAAATAaggtttccaaaatcattttcatGGCACATACAACTCTTAATAGGgcgaacggcacttctgccgcACTCTGAACAGGTCTTATAACTTGTAAAATAGCCTTAGGAAGTTGCTGTTCGGGTAGAAACAGAAATGGAAAAGAGCTGCTATGCTAGAAGagtacaaataggctacttaCAGGAATTCGGAGCTCtctttctacagactgctgttGGTGCCTTCCCTCTATATTGTATCCGAGTTATGTTTATGGTTTGTTGCAAAGACGCACACTTAGTTCATTTATTATTgcgcttctcaactgtaggggaACCCCGAGAGTAaatcttctttagtgctgctttaataACTAAGCAAAATCCAAATTTAAAACCTTAAAGGGCTACGCCAAAAGGTGGCGTATCCCTTTAACCGCAAACATTGATGAGTCAGCTCAATGTTCCCACATGCCCCATAGTTCATCACGAGAACTTGATACACTTTACACTTTGCCTGGCATTTAAAAAGGGGCCCCATGTGTTAGTCTACTATGAATACTGCAACCCTACCTGGTTGATGCAGAGCACAGGTGTGTGGTAGGTGTGGCTGAGGCGGTGGAGGGCGCTGGAGAAAGTCAGCAGGTGCCGTGTTCTCTCAATCGTCTCGTCCGCCTGGAACTCGTTCCGGAACAGTCCTGCCACTGAGTCCACCACCACGAGACGCACCAGGCCTCGAGACAGCAGCACTGGTACCCTCTGACTGATACAGGTCTGTAGCGCTTTCTATATGGATATGGCATCAGCGATTGCTACTTAGCACCTGTAGCTGTTAATCTCAGTGCATCTACAATGACGATACTATTTTGAAGGAATGATTATAAAACGGTTTATGggttaaattaataaataggtTTATGAGTTTATTAGTTTCTTCATGTGGATGCTTGAGTTACTTAGTTTCAAACAATTTAAAACATTGGTTACCTTTTCCATGTCACAACATGTGTTGCCTAATAAATGTCTAGAGGCAAATTACTCCAAGGTACTGTGCAGTACAGCAGCTCTTAATTGATTAAAGGTGTTTCTCACCAGGTCTGCAGTGTGCTCTATGTAGATGTTGTCACTGAAGCGGATGCTGCGCACCAGAGCCTTTGGCAGATCCTCTCTGAGATGAGGCTGCTGGGCGATGAGCTGACGAAGCCGCTTGATTGGAAAGGAGTCCTCGGTGCAAATAAATACagctcctgaacacacacacatacacacacacacacacccttgtaagtaaaacacacattcaaaaacaaGTCATAGGCCTAGATATACATTTGGCCACAGAACTGTACCACCAAACACATGGggttcacacattcacacaaacacttgtacAACTGATTCCTAGAGTGATAAAACCACTCGTCTTTTCATGCTTATCAGCCCATCTCACCTGAGCCAAGTCCACCATGCTCGACTGGATACTGCACAGAGAGGCAGAGCTGCAGTCCAAACTGGGTCTTCCCAGCGccactctctcctgccaacTCCGTTATGCCACACAATGGGATGCCACCGCGCAAAAGCGCATCCAAGACGGGACAGCCAAAAGAGAGCCGATGCCCTGGCTCTAAAGAAGGACACTCTCCACGCAGTAACTGTAGGGCTGAGTGAAGTAATCATTTAtagcaaataaaaaacacagaaCAACAGAAAGTAAATCCACAAGAAAATGGCCACTATCATGGATACCTGTGACAGGTGGGCGCTTGCAGTAAGCTTGAGCAACAGCGGTATGTAGGTGGTGCACGTCAGCCTTTGACAGCTTTGTGAGTCTCTGTAGATCAGGACCCGAGAGGCTCAGAATCTCTTTCGCTGATTTGACATTAGCTGGAGGAATAACAGTGACCCAAAAATGTTATTTAAAGACATGGTAAAAACGAAAATGTTATGAGTGTCTTACGCTTTGACATTAGTTTGTATCTGGCATGGCGGTGTGGGTAAGCTAATAACACTAatttaaaggggggggggggacaacattacggaagttttttttttttttaataaataggTTTATGTTATAGCTGACATTATTCGCCACATTAGCTTCACATGCtcagatgttgctgttggcacttgttagcatgctagcacagAGTTACCTCTCTTCACAGCTGCTATAATTCGTGGATTTAGGTCAAGCTCTTCCCAGTTCATGCTTTTTCGCAGACATCCATCCCAATCAGCAGTTCGTAATGTATTACCATAGGTATGGTTAGCTAAATGATAATCACATCTCTGCTACAGAAACCGTAAACATGTTTTTATTTCCCGGTGAAATTACggatcttcttcttcttctttacaGAACAGGCACTCTACTGCCACCTCCTGGTTTGGAGACCCTGTGCATAAGCAAGCACGAATTCCCTTAccgcttcaaccctctctgatCCGACTTTCTTTCCTGATCTCTATGACATCACCCCTACAGAAGGCTAGTCATAACACTAAAGATTCTATttctttattctcaaaaaagtTTTTAGGTTAGCCTACTGGCTTGGCAAAGCCTCCTGCAATGAGGCCCTCTGTTATATTTTTCCAGTGAAGTAAGGTAGGAGAAATGTGAATGCATATAGATTTTATATTCATTTTAGTTCCTTTTCCTATTCCCTATTTTTAGAATCGTTTTTATTTAGTTTAACTGAAATGCCTCCAAACATCATACATGTGATTGATTCTGAGAGTCGTGTGTTGCTGTCATCTGCCTCCATCTAACCCCTCAGATGCCGCGCTGCATAAAGCCATCAAATCATAATGAGAGGTGTGAAACTGACAGTAGCCATACTTCTGTcaggtaagagagagaaagagagagagattgtgaaaATGTGAGCAGTTTCAGAAAGCACTGTCCCTGTCCTTTGTTTAAATCAAGCAGGAATGGCGATTCGGCTTTGACGCTTGAACACTTGCGGACACACACCCATCCATACACTGCTCACTGCCACCCTTCAACCTCCGAACCAATAGCTGGTAagttaacataggcctacctaaaAATGAAAGTCACCATTATGTCATCCTCTGGTAGTATTGATCGATGTAGTAAGGTACCTAAAGTCTCCTCTGCATTGAAGCTTAATGTAAATTACAACAAGCATTCCATGCAGTGCTAATTCAACATTAAAACAATTGTGACCATCACACTGACATTCTAGTCCTTCTGAACTCCATCTTATCCAGGTTTGGCAGTAACCAGGAGACACACTTTCTGCTGCTTCCCCAAGCACACCCACAGCGCTCCCTCCTCCAGCTCCAGTAGCACGAGTCACTCTGTGGACCATGATTCAGACAGCTCCTCCTCCGACAGTGACTACAGAGGCTCCTGTAACAGGACAGCTCCCATATGTAAGACATCATGAGAATAACATTAGGGATAGAGAAGATAATTGTTCAATTGCCAAGACTGGAAAATCTGTGTAAGTGTTGTGAAGTTATGAATTAGAGATCAGTTAGAAGTTATGCTTAGAGACAGATCTGGAAGTGTATGGACATTTGGTTACAATCTTAAAAAGGACAACCTGTATATTTGCTCATAATAATAGCTTACATAAAACAATGATCAATGCGCAAAGTTGTtgaaaggtcaaatgtcaaaatcccaacaataaacacacacttgtattACAAACAAAGGAGTTGTAAAGATGAAATAATTTGTCTAGCAGGTGTTAGGGAATAGTCTGGAATTGTATGGGGGTCTTATATATAAACTAAGAATAAGATGATTTGGAATTCTAACATCTTTGCTCTGATGGCTTTGTTTTCTTAGCTTATTGGCTGGCGAGAGTTCTTCGGAAATTCATAGACTTTACTGTTGACCTTGGGAGATCCCTGAGCTCCTTGTGCTTTCCCTTGCCACTAGATGTTCTTCTACTCAGAGGGTGAGCCTTATGTCATGTATTTAAATCTATTAAAAGGTGTTGCATTCAGTTATTTATACAGCAGATAAGGTATATTTGTAAATAAGTGGTAGGCTACCTTATAAAATGTGACTTACCAGACCTATTAAACTCAAGACCATGTTCATGTTGGTGCATATAGGGACTATCACCCTCACAGAAGAAAGGCTTTGACCGTTGCTGGTCTAACACTTTTGGGATTAGGTAAGACATATCAATTACACTGTATTTTGCTTTATAGAAAAAAGAAACGGCTTTAGTGCTTGTTGCAGCTGTGTTGTAATACCTGTGGATATATTCATATTTGTATGCATTTCTACTGATATCTCTCCCAGGTTGTTGGTTCTGTGTCCCCATCCTATTTCAACAGCCATCTGGATCGGTGAATACCGCAAGTGGCATAAACCTGGCCAAGGTTAGATCAGGCAGAATGGAACTCCCAACTTTCATAGTTTGTGTGATCACACATGTAATAACAATGTCACAGAACCATTCCCCACCACTCACTAGTGCttctattctgtctgttttcctGAAATCTATTGTCTTAAGATCCAGGAACAAGTGATAGATATCCAAAAGCAGCTTACAGACAAAGAGGCCAGATGGAAAGAAACCTTACTGAAAGAAATGGGAAGTTTGCAGGTATAGTGATGGCAACATTGACTGacattgttgctgttttttttttcagtttagaCTGAAGAGAAAATTGCATCCGGTTTAACCTAGTGCTACAACATTTATTGAattagtgtgtatgtgatgatACAGAAAGACTTGATACATTATCATTTGGAGATAACATACAATTATTGTTGCTATTGTGATATTAATGTGATGGTAACAGTGATATTGTAGAATTTTAATTACAGTCATGACGAATAGAACATCTATTCTGCTTTACATCTTCCCACTTGTCTCAGTTTAAGGTGGAACTGTCTAAATGGCTGCAGGAGCACCTgttcacaggttctaatccaaGTGTAGTTCTCTGGCCTGAACTGCAGGTGGTGCTGGAGAGCATGGAGAAGAGACTGGTCCAGAGCCTAGCAACCTCTCCGGTATGAATGGACTGGCATGCATTATGTTATGCAAGGGATTGTAAAGGAGAGAAGACAATTTGACAATGCATGTCAACATATGTTTGCTTCCTAAATCAGGATGTTCACAAGACCGTGCAGGAAACACTCAATCAATACAGAGCTGATGGAACTGGCATGGCAGATTATGCCCTTATATATTCAGGTTTGAATGGACTTATATATTTATTAAATCTCTATAATATAATGCATTTGACATGTTTCATGGAATACCATTCAGTATgtcttgtttatttgtgtatatACTTCCCCAGGAGGCAAAGTGatcaaatcacattacataAAACCATACTGTCCACAATCACTTCAACTCCAAACAGAAGGACCTAGTGCTGTTATACAGGTGACTGTTCTATtgccaaaaaaggaaaatgatgATCTTTTGAATACTAAAAACACCTTGCCAAAGAAAACACcacaaaacatttaaacaaAAGTAGTTTATTTTAGTCCACAAAAAAAATTTGAAAGTGAATAAACATTTTCGGTTTACACAAAATCAGAGCCTTCAATTCTCCGTTGTCTACTTTTGAACTAATAACGAACACTAATTATGAAGATGTGATTATGTACCGCATCACTACTTAGCCGTCCTGTCTCTGCTCTTACTGTTTCGCCTATAAAGCCAGAGGTCTACCCAGGAAAGTGCTGGGCCTTCAGGGGGAGTTACAGTTCGGTCACCATCACTCTTTCCCATTCAGTGAGAATTACACATGTGACCATGGAGCATCTTCCCAAGTGTCTGTCTCCAACTGGCCAGATTGATAGCGCTCCGCAAGACTTTGCAATATATGTGAGTTATTATAATAGTGATTAATGCTATATATGCCATGTTAGTTGAGGCCCATCCTCACTGAAATTAAATGTAAGTGCCATTCCCTCAACAGTAGGCCCAATCTTTTCACCCACAGGGAATTGATCACGTGGACCAGCATCAAGAGGGAGTTTTTATAGGAAAATTTGCCTACAACAAAGATGGGGACCCTATCCAAACTTTTGCTTTAAAAGTAACTTATTTATTCTGCATTCTCACATCATAATGTCCTATCGTCATTTATTTGTTTCTACAGGGTGATAAACATGTTTTGACCTTGCATATCCTCAGGACCCTGTTCAGAATTTCTATCCTGTGGTGGAGCTGAGGATCCTGACCAACTGGGGTAACCCATCTTACACATGTGTGTATCGATTCCGTGTGCATGGCCAGCTCAAGAATGTATAGAAGCGTGGCCTCAACAATACTTCAGTAGAGAGGGAGCATTTTAAAATCAGTAGGCCTTTATTAACTTTTCAGTTCATCACAAATATATTGTAAAGTGAATAAAATACTGAAAGAAAaattatccttctctctctcaccctctcccacacacacacctttaccatCAGTGTTGGTATCACTTTGGTCAACCCCGCGTTTAACGTCCCTATGACATGAAGAACTCCCTTGAGTAAGGTGTCCACATGCCGACTTGGGGAAAGGGCTCAGAAAGGGTGCGAGCGAGCCCACAAGCACTTAACAATTTTGCAGTGGTACAGACATATCATAGCCTTAAGCACTCACAAAGTTCACGGAAAAACGTGCAGGCCAATCGTGGCTTAGCAACCAGTCACTAGGCACGGGAGGTCTGACAGCTtttcgagttttgccatgtcaACCTGTGAAGACTGAAGGCCTgtgggaattttgttgtaggagTTTAAAATTGACTTGCCCAAATGCATTaatacaaatactgtatacATGCAGCATTGTGTTTGAGTTATTAGCGTTTTCCATTACGAGCTTGAGTGGTTGTCTCAATACCCATTTTTTAATTTCCTGAttggtcatggaaattcaggatttttgtcagggaaaaaaaaaaaaaaaaaaaaaaagtcatggaattttacatttactTAGAGTGGTAACCCTGGTAAAGATACACTAACAACAGAGGCTTTTTTGCAAGAGCTATTACCCATTACAGTGGAAAAAAGTGTATTGTCAATGTGTAATATTTTTTAGTTTATTTCAAGTTCATTGGTGAATAGAAGCAACATTAAAAATGCATTTGAGTATAGAAAATATTAAATGAATGCATGTTGGTTTAATAAACCGTACAGCCATAGGCTATACTGATTCCTGATATCCCAGTGGTGAATGTGCACGGTCACATTTGGCCCTctgcagggtcggactgggaacaaaattcggccctggcaattttctcctggaccggcccaccactgGACCGTCGTGCGTAGCGCGTGCAActacgtctataaaaacaatatatttatggaataggCTAAAAACtagacctctgattgctgtttacggttaaactgcgattatgtgaacaccagccagcggagggcacttatacaGCCAAGACTACCATGCACTCATATatggctatatttccccacaaacctagcggctgcttggacaaatctacttgaggggtggggcaggggggcgcgatcgtaacacaggTTCAGTGTCATGAATTGACCGGTCACGCCCCAagcaggcctaggcctacatgacggACCGCaaatagggtaaaaaaaaaaaaaaaaattcccggaggtcaccggcccacggttgtacagattaccagtccgagcctgacCCTCTGACACCGACAAGAAAATGTTGTGGCCCCCTCTTATCAAAGTTGCCCATCCTTGGTCCAGAGCATACTCAGCATAGAGGTCCAGCGCCATCGAGTCCTCCAGAAGACAAGACGGAAAGCGCGCGCGCACTGTCTACGTCACGAGCCCGGTCTAGAGGAAGTGCATTCAGCCAATAGTTTTTCCCATACCAGGGGTGGTAAAACAGTTATACATCTTAATCTTCattcaaacaaaataaatggAGCAGTACATACAGCAGCCCAATATAAATACTAAAAGCGTTGATCTTTGAAGGTGTTTCACTTTTCTTTTTACGAAGACATCGCCCTTAAACGGGTgcagtattttatttttctcCCCTACGGAAACCATCTTCATCCTATTAGATCATCCTGGTTATTCATGCCTATGGACACCAAAACACTGGTTCTGGTAGACAGACATGGATAACGTTTCGTTTTGATTCTTCTCTTTGGATACTTAAGCATTTTCTGAAAGGGGTAGGAAACACATTTAAGTTCGGGCTGAAGAAGTTGCATTACTACCATGTAATGATATGGTTCTTAACTTAACCGGTgaagttagctaacgttagcaggtATTAAAACACCCCCGTCCTGCCTAGCTAGTAAATAGTCATTAATGGGGGATCCTACAGCATGAGTTTTATTCCACAATGTGTTTTGGTTTTTATACCGTTTTTCTTGCATGCACGAATGAGGAACTTACAACTTGGAAGTCACATATGAGCTAGCTTTCAACTGCTCTTACATTGGAATAACAATAAAAGCTAACTGTTAGCTAACTATGCAGTTGGTCATGTAAACGCGAGTCAGGTACCTACGTTAATAATGCATTTATTTAAATGTCTTAATTCAGCAGATCATATTATGCAAGTTATCTTTCAGTAAATATAGAATCCTGTACTGTCACTATTTTTGTACACGGGAAACTATATTAGTGAATGGAGGCTAAAACAGACTGCGATAACTTTTCCTTATATTCAGATTTTATTTGGTACTCCTACCGACATCATGAGTTCGCGGGTGTGCAAGACTTGTGGGTGCTCGGACATCGATGTTGACCAAGCCCGCGGCAGCGCTGTGTGCATGAGCTGCGGCTCTGTGCTGGAGGACAACATCATCGTGTCTGAGGTCCAGTTCGTGGAAAACAGCGGTGGCGGTTCGTCAGCTGTCGGGCAGTTCGTCTCAGCTGATGGTGAGTGCATCCTTCTCTGCTGCAAATATAAGAGTGTGTTACATTGTTGATGAGCAGTTAAATGGTACGCCAGTAAAACAGCGTCAATGTTCATGCAACTTTCCCTCAAACATTTACAATAGATGGACACCACcaggttttgttttatttggagGTTTAGAAGTTGTACCTTATACCTAAATGCATGATTATTGAAGTGACATTTGTCTCCAATTTATTGACCATGACCTGTACTGTGAATTATAGCAACAACTTGGTCTGGAGACCAGTACACTTTGTTGTCAAGTTTGTTTAAAAGCACAGTTGACATACCAATTAACAGTCTTTGCTGAAGGAGGGATGGATACAAACTGTTTGGCTTTTGATGTCAAATAACAACCTTTCACCAGCATTGTGCATTTTTCTACCTTTATTCCTGTGGTTCAAGCAAGCATGTAATGAAGGATGCCCTTACCTTTCACAATGCCTTTATGCACACTAGGTCCATATTGCCTTTGGGTACTTGATGGTGTCTTGAGCTTGGTGCTGGTTTTAATGGTCTAGGTTTGGGATGGCCACTTGCAGCTACGTCCCTTTGAAAGCCTTTTTAAAAAGTTTACACCTACTTTACTTGATTGTCTCTATAGCCAGGTGATGGTTGGTGGTCTGTTGTCGCAAGCTTTGTCCTTTTTGGAGTTAGTTGATCATCTTGGCCTTGCTTAGCCAAGACATGATGCAAGTTAACAGTTTTAAATTTGAGCTCGAGTCTTGGGTCTTTCTGCATGATGTGTCAAGGATAGGTTTGTAGTTTCCTGGACATTTTCATCATTGTAATtgtgatattgaagtgatgcgtTGTCTGGAGTAGGAGCAAACTGTCTGGGATCAAAATTCTGAAGCATGTGCCTGACTTTAGAACTCATGGCATTTAGAAAATGACGTGAAGCTAATCGAAAGTCTCGGACGTTTCTCGGAGCATTTTGAATAATGCCATCTGCCTCTAACAATTCAGGCCTACTACGACCTAATAGGGAATCATTGTCAGGGACACCACTGCTGTCCTGTGCATCCCTCTTGCTACTTTGCTTATCTCTAGTAAGGATCTCCTCATCAACATTGCTCACTGAAGTAGAGCCATGCTTGCTTGAAGTTTGAGCATTCAAATGTTGGCCAGTTGAAGGGTTACTAAGGCCTTCAATGTGTGACTCAGATGAGTGGTCAGATTTCATAGTGCTTGTCCATGA
The nucleotide sequence above comes from Alosa sapidissima isolate fAloSap1 chromosome 6, fAloSap1.pri, whole genome shotgun sequence. Encoded proteins:
- the xrcc3 gene encoding DNA repair protein XRCC3, with translation MNWEELDLNPRIIAAVKRANVKSAKEILSLSGPDLQRLTKLSKADVHHLHTAVAQAYCKRPPVTALQLLRGECPSLEPGHRLSFGCPVLDALLRGGIPLCGITELAGESGAGKTQFGLQLCLSVQYPVEHGGLGSGAVFICTEDSFPIKRLRQLIAQQPHLREDLPKALVRSIRFSDNIYIEHTADLKALQTCISQRVPVLLSRGLVRLVVVDSVAGLFRNEFQADETIERTRHLLTFSSALHRLSHTYHTPVLCINQVTDVVDGPNPGRCDFGLVESRVLPALGLAWANQVMVRLMLRRLGGCVTAGEQSCIPRRLEVVFAPHLPRDSCLCGVWLEGVRGVPLGEDTHREPPPPQLQLLPDGQVRTTHRPAAGAEGAEDT
- the LOC121711780 gene encoding SUN domain-containing protein 2-like isoform X2, yielding MPRCIKPSNHNERCETDSSHTSVRNGDSALTLEHLRTHTHPYTAHCHPSTSEPIAGLAVTRRHTFCCFPKHTHSAPSSSSSSTSHSVDHDSDSSSSDSDYRGSCNRTAPISYWLARVLRKFIDFTVDLGRSLSSLCFPLPLDVLLLRGDYHPHRRKALTVAGLTLLGLGCWFCVPILFQQPSGSVNTASGINLAKIQEQVIDIQKQLTDKEARWKETLLKEMGSLQFKVELSKWLQEHLFTGSNPSVVLWPELQVVLESMEKRLVQSLATSPDVHKTVQETLNQYRADGTGMADYALIYSGGKVIKSHYIKPYCPQSLQLQTEGPSAVIQPEVYPGKCWAFRGSYSSVTITLSHSVRITHVTMEHLPKCLSPTGQIDSAPQDFAIYGIDHVDQHQEGVFIGKFAYNKDGDPIQTFALKDPVQNFYPVVELRILTNWGNPSYTCVYRFRVHGQLKNV
- the LOC121711780 gene encoding SUN domain-containing protein 2-like isoform X1; this encodes MPRCIKPSNHNERCETDSSHTSVSRNGDSALTLEHLRTHTHPYTAHCHPSTSEPIAGLAVTRRHTFCCFPKHTHSAPSSSSSSTSHSVDHDSDSSSSDSDYRGSCNRTAPISYWLARVLRKFIDFTVDLGRSLSSLCFPLPLDVLLLRGDYHPHRRKALTVAGLTLLGLGCWFCVPILFQQPSGSVNTASGINLAKIQEQVIDIQKQLTDKEARWKETLLKEMGSLQFKVELSKWLQEHLFTGSNPSVVLWPELQVVLESMEKRLVQSLATSPDVHKTVQETLNQYRADGTGMADYALIYSGGKVIKSHYIKPYCPQSLQLQTEGPSAVIQPEVYPGKCWAFRGSYSSVTITLSHSVRITHVTMEHLPKCLSPTGQIDSAPQDFAIYGIDHVDQHQEGVFIGKFAYNKDGDPIQTFALKDPVQNFYPVVELRILTNWGNPSYTCVYRFRVHGQLKNV